TTCATGCATATATTTTTCCGTCGTACTCAGATTTACCCAGGTCCGCAATTTAAAAGATATGGTGAGAAACCTGGTAAGCAACCAAAGCTCGGAAAGCGGCATTTCCACTTTTTCTTCATTTTGGACCACTATGGCTGCTCGTGTCGGTGTTGGTAATATCGCCGGTGTGGCGGTGGCCATCTATATGGGAGGTCCCGGCGCTGTGTTCTGGATGTGGGTTACGGCTATTTTGCTTGCCGCTATATCATTTACAGAATGCTCACTGGGACAGTTATATAAAATCCGGGTTGACGGTCAGTACCGTGGCGGCGCTTATTATTGCGCTGAGAACGGGCTGGGCTGGAAGTGGTTTGGCATTTTGTTTGCTGGAGTCACTGTTGTGGTGATGGTAATCCTGATGCCCGGTGTCCAGGCTAATATGATCAGCGAAGGTCTGAACCACAGCTTGGGTGTTGCCCCGTGGCTAACTGGCCTGGTCGGCGCGGTGCTGCTGGGTGCCATCATTCTCGGCGGCATCAAACGTATCAGTAAATTTGCTGCTATTCTCGTTCCCTTGAAAGTAGGTCTCTTTTTGCTGTTGACCATAGTTGTGCTAATCGTTCATGCTCACGCGATTCCGACCATGTTCGCTTGGATTTTTTCAGCTGCTTTTAATCAAGGCTCTGTATTCGGCGGCATGATGGGCAGCGCGGTCACCATGGGCATCAGACGCGCCACCTTCGCCTCTGGAGCCGGTATGGGTGAAGAGACCCCTGCGGCTGCGGCGGCTGAGACCGCGCATCCTGTCGGACAGGGTTTGGCCAATTCTTTTGGCATCTATATGGATATTGTAGTATGCACTTGCACGGCGCTGATGATTCTGGTCACCGACTGCTTTAATACGGCTACAGGCTATATCGGTGCTGGTTCTTCCAAAATGGCGGAATTAGCTGCTTCTGGACAGAATGGCGTTGTATATACCCAGGAGGCTGTTGGCACGATTATGCCAGATTCAGGCGCAGTTATTGTTGGCGTCTTAGTGATCTTATTTGCCTTTACTACGATCCTTAGCTATTATTATCAAGCTGAAACTGCGGTGGCTTATCTCTGCTATGGTGATTCACGTAAGAAACTCCGTAAAGGAATTATTTTTGGCATGAAAATTTTAGTACTGCTGGTGTACTTTTTCTTCTCTACCATCGCCTCGTCCGTTGCCTGGGCGACAGCCGATTTGGGTTGCGGCCTCATGGTATGGCTGAACGTGTTCATGCTGTGGTTCCTGTTTCCGAAGGCCGTCGCTATGCTGAAGGACTATGAGGAGCAGAGAAAAGCTGGTAAGACGCCCTTCTTTGATCCTGATAAGGTCGGTATTAAGAACGTAGACCTCTGGAAAGAGATTAACAAAGATAAAATTGCTGCTGTAAGAGAGATCAATAAAGACAAAAGCGTCATTTCCAGATCGGGAGAAGCTTATCTAGGCCAGAACGTATAAGCAGTTTTTCAATGTATCAAATGCGCCTTGTAAATGGTCCAGGCGATCTGGACAATCTTATAGACTGTGTGCATATGATTGAGTAAGAGTGCTGGTGGAGTCGGCATTAATAAAGCTAAAGTATAGTATCAAATAGTCAAAGTTCCGTTTTATAGACGTGTGTGATATTATTTGAGGGAAAGAAGGTGTAATATATGCTTAATGTCAATCAGTATTTTGAAGGTAAGGTTGTGTCGATAGGTTATCAATCTAACGACGGACAGGCAACAATTGGTGTCATGGATGTCGGTGAATATGAATTTTCAACATCAAAGCAAGAGCATATGACAGTGATTACTGGTGAGTTAGCTGTTAAGTTACCTGGAAAAACATTTTTTCAAAAAATATTAGCAAATGAGACTTTTGTTGTTGAAGCAAATCAAACATTTCAAGTCAAAGCCTTGGTGCAAACTTCTTATCTTTGTTTATATAGATAGCTATAATTGTAAGTGAACAGATTATCAAGTAAACATGCTATATATAGAATTCGTTGGAAACACTTTCACCTAAGATAGTGTTGATTCATTAAAAACAAACGAGGAGGAATTTTATAATGAACAATGGATATTTTCAAATTACACTTCCAGAAAACGAACCTGTAAAAGGTTACCTGCCAGGATCATCGGAAAGAGCGGCTTTAAAGGCTGAACTTGACAGACAATTAGCTAACCCAATTGAAGTACCGATGATTATTGGTGGCAAAGAAATTCGTTCAGGGAATAAAGCGAAGATGATTTGCCCCCATGATCATCAAAAAGTACTTGGTGAATACTATATAGCTGGTGAAACAGAGCTTCTGATGGCAATCGAAGCAGCCGAAGCGGCAAAAGCAGACTGGGAAAACATGTCTTGGGAGCATCGAGCGACTATTTTCTTAAAAGCAGCCGATTTATTGACAGGGAAATACCGCGCCAAATTAGCTGCGGCTTGTATGCTTGGACAAAGCAAGAATCCTTACCAAGCCGAAATCGATGTTATCTGTGAATTAGCAGATT
The Pelorhabdus rhamnosifermentans DNA segment above includes these coding regions:
- a CDS encoding alanine/glycine:cation symporter family protein yields the protein MEYIKDLVDYLNGYVWSTAMLVFVIGSCIYFSVVLRFTQVRNLKDMVRNLVSNQSSESGISTFSSFWTTMAARVGVGNIAGVAVAIYMGGPGAVFWMWVTAILLAAISFTECSLGQLYKIRVDGQYRGGAYYCAENGLGWKWFGILFAGVTVVVMVILMPGVQANMISEGLNHSLGVAPWLTGLVGAVLLGAIILGGIKRISKFAAILVPLKVGLFLLLTIVVLIVHAHAIPTMFAWIFSAAFNQGSVFGGMMGSAVTMGIRRATFASGAGMGEETPAAAAAETAHPVGQGLANSFGIYMDIVVCTCTALMILVTDCFNTATGYIGAGSSKMAELAASGQNGVVYTQEAVGTIMPDSGAVIVGVLVILFAFTTILSYYYQAETAVAYLCYGDSRKKLRKGIIFGMKILVLLVYFFFSTIASSVAWATADLGCGLMVWLNVFMLWFLFPKAVAMLKDYEEQRKAGKTPFFDPDKVGIKNVDLWKEINKDKIAAVREINKDKSVISRSGEAYLGQNV
- the ppnP gene encoding pyrimidine/purine nucleoside phosphorylase, which encodes MLNVNQYFEGKVVSIGYQSNDGQATIGVMDVGEYEFSTSKQEHMTVITGELAVKLPGKTFFQKILANETFVVEANQTFQVKALVQTSYLCLYR
- a CDS encoding aldehyde dehydrogenase family protein translates to MNNGYFQITLPENEPVKGYLPGSSERAALKAELDRQLANPIEVPMIIGGKEIRSGNKAKMICPHDHQKVLGEYYIAGETELLMAIEAAEAAKADWENMSWEHRATIFLKAADLLTGKYRAKLAAACMLGQSKNPYQAEIDVICELADFLRFNPYYMQEIYKQQPNNSAGVWNRVEYRALDGFVAAITPFNFTSIGGNLPTAPAMVGNTVLWKPSSTAVLSNYYFMQILIEAGLPAGVINFVPCKGVDFGKVVVSHPKMAGFHFTG